One Mustelus asterias chromosome 12, sMusAst1.hap1.1, whole genome shotgun sequence genomic region harbors:
- the znf750 gene encoding zinc finger protein 750: protein MSLAKERKPKKPHYIPRPPGKPFKYKCFQCPFTCNEKSHLFNHMKYSLCENSISLVTDQDQTGKCPKPSSNETNVLNQKDSVSNGCNDPRISISKLKKISECTNPVPGKTTSHQIISNNEIKENVGMNNQTFAEVTKTKQQKEPHHMIPATNESEKLRAIEKDERSSAFLPVGGLRSSERPDENTNSVSENSNNRASPIQMKSAFYSPGDQWRARPSSISPELSKTNKSFGSIPPNTSPLIPDYAHYYTERGSRFVFSPYLLTGKPLEYDSPTIPLYVSPDQRNFLLPHLQNPGMALPRHLAPPTLEQYKILHHLHPNLPIPYGVHHPNTTEYPMPRFGLKLHQATNTTRDQNTYLSVGNPSLYETSPPPELYLQDSQRRLYREWENTAPTAHSKDIDTEILNVNRDSYTERTNMKMSPKAGSAAMGSPGRPSPTTFAQTNMGSESLGEISNKFLSSTNFRSNRLEESPMHFRPVKNIPNPRTKKFDIQHDQPESRGPDSRIPIANEHSPSNSIYSNINFLDYYHGNSLVSTDTSTTSMVPLNLSKKDRAKTEQEQLFGTTTNNLPQDSNGNSYGNSGGSYDPLRKEYQAAIKVQEVPLNLSVKVKHNHCWPTPEDSIPRQVDSSSKESRTEANCLNGNKSLHSDLTTNLVEDLSIGTDGKKTDQWKGQPGKGVVSNLQTLKVVKSTQSCNDEQKQSAAVALCQLAGSSSGQCNEEWSCSPTGQFTSLEERSIEDKDTCDSPTIDKIEKGKQKPRSQKRSNEETVKIQPEATFVKSNDCGRIFNLRKRIRVA, encoded by the exons ATGAGCCTTGCTAAAGAACGCAAACCAAAGAAACCTCACTACATTCCTCGGCCTCCAGGAAAACCATTCAAATACAAGTGTTTCCAGTGCCCATTTACATGCAATGAGAAATCACACCTGTTTAACCACATGAAGTACAGCTTGTGTGAAAATTCAATCTCACTAGTTACAGACCAGGATCAAACAGGAAAATGCCCAAAGCCAAGTTCCAATGAGACTAATGTACTCAACCAGAAAGACAGTGTGTCAAATGGATGCAATGACCCGAGGATATCAATTAGCAAACTCAAAAAAATTTCAGAATGCACAAATCCTGTTCCAGGTAAAACTACAAGTCATCAGATCATCAGTAACAATGAAATCAAAGAAAATGTAGGAATGAACAATCAAACGTTTGCTGAAGTTACAAAGACAAAACAACAGAAGGAGCCACATCACATGATTCCTGCAACAAATGAATCTGAAAAACTAAGAGCTATCGAAAAGGATGAACGGTCCTCAGCTTTCTTGCCTGTTGGAGGACTGAGATCCAGCGAAAGACCAGATGAAAACACAAATTCTGTTTCAGAAAATTCAAACAACAGGGCATCTCCCATCCAAATGAAGTCAGCGTTTTATAGCCCTGGTGACCAATGGCGAGCACGTCCTTCTTCAATTTCACCAGAGCTTTCCAAAACAAATAAAAGCTTTGGTTCAATACCTCCCAATACATCACCTCTGATTCCGGATTATGCACACTATTACACTGAACGAGGCTCAAGGTTCGTCTTTTCACCCTATCTCCTCACTGGTAAGCCGCTTGAATATGACAGCCCAACAATCCCACTGTATGTTTCTCCCGACCAACGGAATTTTCTGCTGCCTCATTTACAAAATCCAGGCATGGCTTTGCCAAGACATTTAGCTCCACCGACATTAGAACAGTACAAGATTCTTCATCATTTGCATCCAAACCTTCCCATTCCTTATGGAGTTCATCATCCCAACACAACTGAATATCCCATGCCTCGGTTTGGTCTGAAGCTTCACCAAGCAACTAACACCACCAGGGATCAAAATACATATCTGTCAGTTGGCAATCCTTCACTTTATGAAACTTCACCGCCACCTGAATTATACCTCCAGGACTCTCAAAGAAGGCTTTATAGAGAATGGGAGAACACCGCTCCTACAGCACATTCAAAAGATATTGACACTGAAATATTGAACGTGAACAGAGATTCCTACACAGAGAGAACAAATATGAAAATGAGCCCTAAAGCAGGAAGTGCAGCAATGGGCTCTCCAGGTCGACCTAGCCCAACAACCTTTGCTCAAACAAATATGGGTTCAGAAAGTTTGGGTGAAATTTCCAACAAATTTCTTTCAAGCACAAACTTTAGAAGTAACAGATTGGAAGAAAGCCCTATGCACTTCAGACCAGTCAAAAATATCCCAAATCCACGCACAAAAAAATTCGACATTCAACATGATCAGCCAGAAAGTCGAGGGCCAGACAGCAG AATCCCGATCGCCAATGAGCATTCACCATCCAATTCAATTTACTCTAACATCAACTTTTTGGATTACTACCATGGTAATTCTCTGGTATCCACAGATACAAGCACCACCAGCATGGTCCCATTAAACCTTTCCAAAAAGGATAGAGCGAAAACAGAACAGGAACAGTTGTTTGGAACTACAACTAATAATCTTCCACAAGATTCAAATGGAAATTCTTATGGAAATTCAGGTGGCAGTTACGACCCACTACGTAAAGAGTATCAAGCTGCTATAAAAGTACAGGAAGTACCTTTAAATCTTTCAGTCAAAGTTAAACATAATCATTGCTGGCCAACACCTGAAGATTCTATTCCACGACAAGTTGACAGCAGTTCCAAAGAATCAAGGACAGAAGCAAACTGCTTAAATGGCAACAAGTCTCTTCATTCTGACTTAACTACTAATTTAGTGGAAGATCTCAGCATTGGCACAGATGGCAAAAAAACAGACCAATGGAAAGGCCAGCCAGGAAAAGGTGTTGTCAGCAATTTGCAAACATTAAAAGTTGTCAAAAGTACACAAAGCTGTAATGATGAGCAGAAGCAATCAGCTGCAGTAGCTCTTTGCCAGTTAGCTGGGTCCAGCAGTGGACAGTGCAATGAGGAATGGTCATGTTCACCAACTGGACAATTCACCAGTTTGGAGGAACGCAGCATTGAAGACAAAGACACTTGTGATTCTCCTACAATTGACAAAATAGAAAAAGGAAAACAGAAGCCAAGAAGTCAAAAGAGGTCAAACGAAGAAACAGTTAAAATACAACCAGAGGCAACATTTGTAAAGAGTAATGATTGTGGTAGAATATTcaatttgaggaagagaattagaGTTGCATAA